CCTCTCCTGGGTGAACAAAGAATGACGGCGTGCCTGTTGACGCTAAAGTAGCGGCTAGTTTTTTACCAATATGTCCTGACTTACCCATTCCACAGATAATCAGGTGGCCTCTCGATTCATGTATGCAGTGTGCAGCCGCTTCAAAATCGCTATCTACTTGCTCAGCTAACGCTCTAATTTGGACACTTTGATCCACAATAGCCTGTTTAGCTAATAAAACACTATAATCCTCAATTGGATCAACTGTATTAGATAACATTGATGTTGCAGCAGAAAATTGAGCAAAATTATTTAAAGATTCCATTGTTACTTCTTTGTGTATTGTTACGATTCAATAATAAAAAAACATAAAGCATTTATTGAACAGCTTTACCGTTTCATTCCGTGTATTAGGTGTACACACATCAACACTTCGTCTTACCTAAAAGACCGAAATAAAGTTGCCATCTATAAACAAGATGCCAGCAATATTCTTTAACATTCTTGGTTCACCAACTTGTATACCATTAACCAAAAACTCACCATTTGTATTATTTCTAGCAAAGTTTAAATTCCAAGAAACTCCATCTTGATTTAGGCCGCTATAACTAAACTTTGTAGGCTTCCCTGAAAATAGCAGTTGTAAGAGCCGACCTTCAAAATAAATAATCAAGTCAAGTTTAGACGTAGAAAGCCCCTCTTTGATGTCATCAAGATTTGCATAGAAGGTTAACACAGGCTCGCCTAAACCATACACAGAAGCAGAGTAAGTAGTAGCAATTTGCAAAGAATTAGAAAGTAGAGTGTCGCTATTTTCAGCATAAATGTTGGGATGAACAAGCGCAAAAGCCAGCTTATGGTCCTGCCCATTACTTGAAAAATCGCCATTTACATAAGCTGATTCTAATACTTGAAAAGTACTTCCGCTTCCCAATGATAAAGTATCTATACGTACATTAACCTCACCAGCATACTTACTTTGTAAGTCAGCGATTTCAGTGTGACCTAAGATCTTAATGAAGCCTGTTCCATCAGCAGTACCAAAAAGATCTTCAGCAGGATTAAGTTGTACGTTAAAATTAGTGTTGTTTAACTGAGTAGCAACATCACCACTTAAAATATTACCGTTAATTTTTGCTGTTAATGAAGTTCCCGTAATTGGATCGTTAGAAAATCGCTCTAACTTTATGCTCACATCCATTTCTAGTTGATTATAGATACCAGATACTTTCCAGCTTAATTGAGAATCTATATATTGAACCTCTAATTGCCCTACTTGATAACTGCCATCACTACTTCCAAGCGGTACTTCGCTAATTACATCGCTAAAGACATTGAACAGCTCAGTTAAAATAGAATCAGAAAATGTTTCAACTAATTGATAGCCTTGCGTAATGGAGTCTGATACTTGATCATAAGCAACGGGATCATTTTCAAAGGTATACAATAAACTTCTAAAGTCTTGAAGTTGTGACTTTGCCGTATCAAGCGGCGAACTTAACGAATTTGGGGATGATAGGTATCCCTTATCAGGAAAGATTGATTTTGTACTTAAAAAAGCTCTCAATTTAGCCAGCTCGACTTTCATGCTATCTTCAACGATTGAAGGATATGTGATGGCAACTTCTTGTAAATATAAAAGCGCATCCTGAAATAAGGTCGAGTTAAGTTGTTGATAAACAGACTCGTTATCAAAAAATTGAGAGTTAAAGAGTCCCCCAATATTCTTTAGTCTACTTGTAGCATTCAATTTTGCCACTTTATCGTCAAACAGAATACCTGCATCGATGGCATCAGATAGCCACCGATTTCTAACCGTTTTTGCAGCAAGTCCATCATAGCCTATTAATCCTAGAGTATTTGCTACTAATGTGTGAGCTTGCTTAAGTTTTAGCTCTGGGCTTAATTCATTCTTATTTTCTGTAAACACTTTTGCAATTAAATCGTTAACTACATTTACTGTTAAAGCTTTGTCCGAATCTAAATGCACAATTGCAGACAATTTAATACGTGTCTGATACGGTGAGTCATAGTCTACAGGCAGTAAAGAGTTGTTAGATAAACTCTCTGTAAAACACCCATTAATATAAGGGCAGCGCAATTTAATCAGCTCATTTTTAGGGTTAAAAATAACCTTAATCATATTACCGCTAGGCAGGCCATTAATTACATGAGTGCTCATCGCATCTTCAGCATTCACAGTAAAACTAGATAACCATTCACTACCATTATTAATATCGGTGATCGCTACCTCAACAGGCTGATAAATATATTTTGGTAATATAGTCAAAGTTAATGAATGTGTATTCACTAGCGTACTTCCTTCTACTACTGGTTCGGCAGCATCATTACTGCTACTCCCACCACATCCAGGCAACGCAACTAGTATAAAAAGTAATAAAGTAAACAGTCTCATTTTAGAAGCCCCACGACAGCCCAACAAATAGGCTTAAGCTATTCGCGTATGAATAATCGGTATTATCAGAAAGAATATCGATATAAAAGTTATGATATTCGGTATGAAGCCCAACTGCCTGAGTATCAATATTGTAGCTCACGGCTACATTAGCATCCGGAGTTATATTCCACGCTCCCATCAGGGCCATCGAATTAAATATCTCATTGCTTTTATATATTAATTTAGCAGTATAATGTTCAAAAAAACGTTGTTCGTATGTTACTGCAACTCGTGTTGGCATATGCTGAGTAAATTGATGGCCACCTTCTGCACTTTCATGTGTTTGAAAGTTAACAGCAGGTGTTTGCTGTAGCACATCACTTTCATCATAATACATTTGATTAACATTAAACTCTCCGATAGCGTAAGGTGAGTTTTTAAAAGTGATAAAGTGAAAAAGATCTTTAATATTAACTATCAACGCTGAGTCTGGTGTCAGGAAATATGTAAAATCGATATCCAGAGAGCCGCCATAACCAGAAGGCGCACTTTCTACATCTAAAAACTTATATAAAGTATCTTCATCAAAATGGTAATTGGCGCTTGCATTTCCTAATTGGGTAATACCGTGTATTGTTCCATCATAAATAAGCCTGTCTTGAAACTTATTCGATTGAAGAACATTTAAGTAAGTTGTTACAGACCAATTAGCCTGTCTATCGTAAGTATAACCAAGCCTAAAACCATATGTTGTCAATCGCTGCTCATGTAAGTCAGCAATAAAATCTCGATCTAAATTTTCTTTAATCGAGTTGTGTCTGTTAAAACGATATTCTGAAACATCAGGATTCATAGATAAGGCATAATCGTAACGATAGACAGCTGCAAAGGAATACGTTGAATTGGCAACACCTATTTGAAACAAATTGTTTGTATATGCTACATCCGCTCGTTCAAATGTTTTAGCCCCTTTCCAAGATCCCGAGAAATCGACTACAGGTACAGATGGCGTGTAGTTATCTGAGTATCCATTAACAAAAAATGTGTACTCGGATTTAGACGCAGTTACATCCATACTTACCACCGATGTAATGTAAAGTGCGATAAAAAAAATGTTCTTCATAAACTTCAAACTTAACTAAAAATTAATACAAATAAAAACGCTCTGATGCAACAGCCTTTTTATTGGTATTATTTCTGCGGATTGCATGTTAAAGAAAGGCCGTAAGATGACTTCACGGCCTTTTCTTATGTATTCAATTTAGTGATTAATTATCACGTAAATCAAAGTATTCACTTAACGCTTGCATCATACCTGCAAGGTTTGCTGGTTTAACGTCTGTATTGCCAATACGCAATACATAGTTAACATCTTTTGCTTCAGTTGGACACGTTTCAGCAAGATCAACAAGTGTTCCTTGTACTGCACCGTTAATTGATGCTGAACCACTCCAGTCACCACACCAAACTGGCTGATTTAACTCTTCTGCCATAGACGCTTTATTAGAAAACACCTGCAAGTTATATGAACTAGGTGTATGCAAAATGTTGATATTTTTGCTAATAAGCTTTCTCGTTGAGCTTTCTGTAGTCTCTTTACTAATAAACACTGTAGAGTTGATGTTGTAATTAGTATTAGACGCACCCGCTAAATAGTTAAGAGTTGACTTAACTGAAGCTTGCTTAAGAATATTTTGCGCGTCAGTAACATTTGCATAATCACCATTTACCTTAATAGTAAGTGTTGCAGAGCCTTCCGCTTTTTTGTTCCAGTCGCCAGTGTATATCGATACATTTTGTAGATTTGCGCTCATAATTGAATCTGGCAAGCTTACATCTATATCGCGGTAAGTAATATCACGTAACACGCCGCCAGCATCTTTTACTTGTTTAGCATACGTTGCTAATTCCGCAGAAGAATAGGTATCACCGTTTTTACCAAAACCAATTGTAATAGTATCTCCAGACTCATCAACACCGCCTGAAGCTAATCCATTGAACCATAATGTACTTTCTAATACAGGCTCATCATCGTTACCGCTACCGTTGAATCCGTATGCTAGTGTAAATGATAATGCTGTCTCGCCGTTTTCTAATGGGTTTGACGATTCATCAACACATGAGCTCGAATCCATCATGCCAGACTCATTTGCAGTACACATAATGTTTGCTGCATTAGCGTCTGTGATTGCAAAGTTAGTCACAACACCTTTAAAGTTATGCGAAACGTTGAAATTCAAACCGCTTAATGATTGCTCTGCTTCATCAGTTACGTAAACGTAAAGAATCTCTCCGGTTAAATTACCGCTGGCATCTTTTACTTCATAAGTAAAAATATCTGAATCAGTACCATTGCTTTGATTACCATCAACATTCAGTGACGTTTTCAACGCTGCTTGAATTGCTTTACGCGCATCACTCGCAGCCTTAATAATTAAACGGTTCGCATCTACTGAAATACCTGTCGCACCAAAGAAATCATTTGTTACATTAATTGCTGTTTCCGCTGCTGTTGGTGCACCAGGGCTAGTTCCGCCGCCAGTTCCGCCGCCAGTTTCGCCGCCAGTTTCGCCGCCAGTTTCGCCGCCAGTTTCGCCGCCAGTTTCTCCGCCAGTTTCGCCGCCAGTTTCTCCGCCAGTTTCTCCGCCAGTTTCTCCGCCAGTTTCTCCGCCAGTTTCTCCGCCAGTTTCTCCGCCAGTTTCTCCGCCAGTTTCTCCGCCAGTTTCTCCGCCAGTTTCTCCGCCAGTTTCTCCGCCAGTTTCTCCGCCAGTTTCTCCGCCAGTTTCTCCGCCAGTTTCTCCGCCAGTTTCTCCGCCAGTTTCTCCGCCAGTTTCTCCGCCAGTTGCTTCATTAACTATTGATGCAATTTCAGAAATTTCACCTTCTGATAATTCGCCTTCAGAATTTTCAATAATGCCAATGATTGATTCAGCTGCATTATTAAGATTAGTTAATTTAGTTGTGTCGACACTTTCATTTATAGAAGAAATTATTTCTGAGTGTAAAGCACCAGAAGTAAGTTGCTCAGCTGAAATAGGGGCAGAAGTATTACCCAGATTATTTTGAAGCTCTAAAAATTCTTGCCCGAATAAAGGGTTATTTAAAATAGAGGTCACACCATTACGAAGCTCGCTTAGACTCGAGTTAAGTGCTTCAATATTTGAACTTGCTAACGAAGAGGTAATATTACTAACTAATTGATTAACGCCTGATGCAACATCATCGCTGTCTGAAGCTCCGCTCATGATTGAAGCGTTGAAACTAGATAGTGTCAGGTTAGCTAAATCAAAACTGTTAGCTTCTTCAGAAGTTAAATCAGAAATACGTGTAAGATCTATAGGCATGAAATCAAATAAACTTGTAACATTTACTGCATTTTCTAACCCTAACCCTGTTAGTACTTGCTGTGAAGCAACCGCTTGAATTGCATTAAATCCCTCTAATGAGAGGCTGGCTTGAGTATTTGATAGTAGTGAATCTGCTACTGTAGAAGCTAGTGTTGTAAGTGCAGAAATAGGAGCTGTATTAGTTACCTCTTCGGCATCATCAATATAAGTAAGGGTAGATAACGTTAACCCTGGTAGATTAGTAACTGTGTCACCAAAACCTGTAGTTCCACAATCGCTAAAGTCACATCTCATTGATGTTTCTAGACTTGATGAAACCTTAACAAGTAAAATACCTTTATACTCTGTTTCAAAATCAAATGAGTAATTACCATTTTCATCTGTAGTAGTTTCTGCAAGTACATTATCCAAATCATCAAGTGCAAATAATTGCACATTTGCATTTGCAAGTACCCCTTTAACAACTGAACCTGATACTGTCACTTGAGTTTTGCTGACTGTTTCGCCGCCTGTTACAGGTGGTGTTACCGGCGGCGTTACTGGTTCTGGCGTTACATTTGTGTTAGATGAACCGCCACCACATGCGCTTAGCGCGAGTGCCGAAGTTAACGCCAAAGCTAGGCGCGAAAGTTTAAGATCAGTCATGCTAATCGAATCCTTATTATATTAATTTACTGATTGAACATTTTTTCAGTTACTGCGTGTAACGTGATATTAGGGTTCCGGTAAAAACTTCCCGGTATTTGACTTTTTTCCAAGAGAAAAGCTTTAAACTTTGCAAAGGTCGTTGGGCATGGTTTGCAACATGATTGCCAAAAATCATCCAGTGACTTCTGACTAGTTACACCATTAATATCATATATCGCCTTCCCCATTACCTTGGTTGGCGTTGAGTGATGTAATGAAGATATTCCAACTGTACTATTAACTGTTATAGTACCCTTTGCATTTTTTAAAAGTGTAGGTAAGTGTGTATCATGGCAGTAGATTACTCG
This is a stretch of genomic DNA from Flocculibacter collagenilyticus. It encodes these proteins:
- a CDS encoding transthyretin-like family protein, which translates into the protein MTDLKLSRLALALTSALALSACGGGSSNTNVTPEPVTPPVTPPVTGGETVSKTQVTVSGSVVKGVLANANVQLFALDDLDNVLAETTTDENGNYSFDFETEYKGILLVKVSSSLETSMRCDFSDCGTTGFGDTVTNLPGLTLSTLTYIDDAEEVTNTAPISALTTLASTVADSLLSNTQASLSLEGFNAIQAVASQQVLTGLGLENAVNVTSLFDFMPIDLTRISDLTSEEANSFDLANLTLSSFNASIMSGASDSDDVASGVNQLVSNITSSLASSNIEALNSSLSELRNGVTSILNNPLFGQEFLELQNNLGNTSAPISAEQLTSGALHSEIISSINESVDTTKLTNLNNAAESIIGIIENSEGELSEGEISEIASIVNEATGGETGGETGGETGGETGGETGGETGGETGGETGGETGGETGGETGGETGGETGGETGGETGGETGGETGGETGGETGGETGGETGGETGGETGGETGGGTGGGTSPGAPTAAETAINVTNDFFGATGISVDANRLIIKAASDARKAIQAALKTSLNVDGNQSNGTDSDIFTYEVKDASGNLTGEILYVYVTDEAEQSLSGLNFNVSHNFKGVVTNFAITDANAANIMCTANESGMMDSSSCVDESSNPLENGETALSFTLAYGFNGSGNDDEPVLESTLWFNGLASGGVDESGDTITIGFGKNGDTYSSAELATYAKQVKDAGGVLRDITYRDIDVSLPDSIMSANLQNVSIYTGDWNKKAEGSATLTIKVNGDYANVTDAQNILKQASVKSTLNYLAGASNTNYNINSTVFISKETTESSTRKLISKNINILHTPSSYNLQVFSNKASMAEELNQPVWCGDWSGSASINGAVQGTLVDLAETCPTEAKDVNYVLRIGNTDVKPANLAGMMQALSEYFDLRDN